In one window of Arthrobacter pascens DNA:
- a CDS encoding suppressor of fused domain protein — translation MNLGSVKAVDAHYETHFGAEPEYWKFDNRPGTIGVLEWPSGTSRHRFHLYATVGLHALVPAPLNHGHGFELYTCVSTGNETFRAAFAMMANDLISSGTFLEPGHLVTPSNSRVLNGLPFRSWLMLERTDDFIPPLQLDNGHHVVFLDATPVFAEEARRVREHGLEGLLDLWDEDPPILSDLNRSLPGPLEV, via the coding sequence ATGAACTTGGGCAGCGTAAAAGCGGTTGACGCTCACTACGAAACGCACTTTGGCGCCGAGCCAGAATATTGGAAGTTCGACAACAGGCCAGGCACGATTGGGGTGCTCGAGTGGCCGAGTGGCACATCCCGTCACCGGTTTCACCTGTATGCGACGGTTGGACTTCACGCGCTGGTGCCAGCTCCCTTGAACCACGGACACGGGTTCGAACTGTATACGTGCGTCTCCACTGGCAATGAGACATTCAGAGCGGCATTCGCCATGATGGCCAATGATCTGATCTCGAGTGGGACATTCCTGGAACCCGGCCACCTCGTGACTCCGAGCAATAGCCGCGTCCTCAACGGCCTGCCCTTCCGGTCTTGGCTGATGCTTGAGAGAACCGACGACTTCATACCGCCGCTGCAACTCGACAACGGGCATCACGTAGTCTTCCTGGACGCCACTCCGGTTTTCGCCGAAGAAGCCCGGCGCGTGAGGGAACATGGCTTGGAGGGGCTATTGGATCTCTGGGATGAAGACCCACCCATCCTTTCCGACCTGAACCGCAGCCTCCCGGGCCCCCTAGAAGTGTGA